One window of Streptomyces sp. SUK 48 genomic DNA carries:
- a CDS encoding methionyl-tRNA formyltransferase produces MRVVMFGYQTWGHRTLRALLDSDHEVVMVVTHPKSEHAYEKIWSDSVADLATEHGVPVVIRNRPDDEELLTLLKEADPDIIVANNWRTWIPPRVYSLPRRGTLNVHDSLLPKYAGFSPLIWALINGEKEVGVTAHMMNEELDAGDIVAQRAVAVGPSDTATDLFHKTVDLIAPVTIGALDLIASGQTGFTRQDRSQATFFHKRAEDDIRIDWTWPAEDLERLVRAQSAPYPAAFTYHRGKRLEVLGAVVSRSRYGGTPGRVFYREGDGVVIVAGADARTGRNHGLAITRVRTDDGRELPATEYFTSMGGYLTTHP; encoded by the coding sequence ATGCGAGTCGTCATGTTCGGTTACCAGACCTGGGGCCACCGGACCCTGCGAGCGCTTCTCGACTCCGACCACGAGGTGGTCATGGTGGTCACGCACCCCAAGAGCGAGCACGCCTACGAGAAGATCTGGAGCGACTCCGTGGCGGACCTGGCGACGGAGCACGGCGTCCCGGTCGTCATCCGCAACCGGCCCGACGACGAGGAGCTGCTCACGCTGCTCAAGGAGGCGGACCCGGACATCATCGTCGCCAACAACTGGCGCACCTGGATCCCGCCGCGCGTCTACTCCCTGCCCCGCCGCGGCACGCTGAACGTCCATGACTCGCTGCTGCCGAAGTACGCCGGTTTCTCCCCCCTCATCTGGGCCCTCATCAACGGCGAGAAGGAGGTCGGCGTCACCGCCCACATGATGAACGAGGAGCTCGACGCCGGTGACATCGTCGCCCAGCGAGCGGTGGCCGTGGGCCCCTCGGACACGGCGACCGACCTGTTCCACAAGACCGTCGACCTGATCGCCCCGGTCACCATCGGCGCGCTCGACCTCATCGCCTCCGGACAGACCGGGTTCACCCGCCAGGACCGGTCCCAGGCCACCTTCTTCCACAAGCGCGCCGAGGACGACATCCGGATCGACTGGACCTGGCCCGCCGAGGACCTGGAGCGCCTGGTCCGGGCCCAGTCCGCCCCGTACCCGGCCGCCTTCACCTACCACCGGGGCAAGCGCCTCGAAGTCCTCGGCGCCGTCGTCTCCCGGAGCCGCTACGGCGGCACACCGGGCCGCGTCTTCTACCGCGAGGGCGACGGCGTGGTGATCGTCGCCGGCGCCGACGCCCGCACCGGCCGCAACCACGGACTGGCCATCACCCGCGTACGGACCGACGACGGCCGCGAGCTGCCCGCGACCGAGTACTTCACGTCCATGGGCGGCTACCTCACCACCCACCCCTGA
- a CDS encoding 3-deoxy-7-phosphoheptulonate synthase, which produces MMHTLPAPADLTTALPLSTATARAVAGHRDTVAAVLDGRDPRLLVIAGPCSVHDPAAALEYASLLAAAARRYADDLVIVLRAYLEKPRTALGWTGLLNYPALDGKSDLATGLRTGRAFLAEAAALGLPLAYEFVDPLLAPYVADTVSWAAIGARTVASQPHRHLGSWLPMPVGMKNCVSGALGSAVDAVQVASHPHALPVLAPDGRLTVTHSVGNSHAHLVLRGGPVPNYDAAATEHARSLLTAAGLPLSLVVDASHGNSGKDHNRQPVVVADLAERIGDGEPGLAGVMIESYLSDGRQDLAATVLRRDLSVTDACLGWSRTLPLLDMLALAANRRRAQRA; this is translated from the coding sequence ATGATGCACACACTGCCCGCCCCCGCCGACCTCACCACGGCCCTTCCCCTGTCCACCGCGACGGCCCGGGCCGTCGCCGGCCACCGCGACACCGTCGCCGCCGTGCTCGACGGCAGGGACCCCCGGCTGCTCGTGATAGCCGGTCCCTGCTCGGTCCACGACCCCGCCGCCGCCCTGGAGTACGCGAGCCTGCTCGCCGCCGCCGCGCGCCGCTACGCGGACGACCTGGTCATCGTCCTGCGGGCCTACCTGGAGAAGCCGCGCACGGCACTGGGCTGGACCGGGCTGCTCAACTACCCCGCCCTGGACGGCAAGAGCGACCTGGCCACCGGTCTGCGCACCGGCCGCGCGTTCCTCGCCGAGGCCGCCGCCCTGGGACTGCCCCTCGCCTACGAGTTCGTCGACCCGCTGCTCGCGCCGTACGTGGCCGACACGGTGTCCTGGGCCGCGATCGGTGCCCGGACGGTGGCCAGCCAGCCGCACCGGCACCTGGGCTCCTGGCTCCCGATGCCGGTCGGCATGAAGAACTGCGTGTCCGGCGCCCTGGGTTCCGCCGTCGACGCCGTCCAGGTCGCCTCCCATCCCCATGCCCTGCCCGTCCTGGCACCGGACGGCCGTCTCACCGTGACGCACAGCGTCGGCAACTCCCACGCACACCTGGTGCTGCGGGGTGGCCCGGTGCCCAACTACGACGCCGCCGCCACCGAGCACGCCCGGTCGCTGCTGACGGCGGCCGGTCTGCCGCTGTCCCTCGTCGTGGACGCCTCGCACGGCAACAGCGGCAAGGATCACAACCGTCAGCCGGTGGTCGTCGCCGACCTCGCCGAGCGGATCGGCGACGGGGAGCCGGGCCTGGCCGGCGTCATGATCGAGTCGTACCTCTCCGACGGCCGCCAGGATCTCGCGGCGACCGTCCTCCGGCGCGACCTCAGCGTCACCGACGCCTGTCTGGGCTGGTCCCGCACGCTCCCGCTGCTCGACATGCTGGCGCTGGCCGCCAACCGCCGCCGTGCGCAACGCGCCTGA
- a CDS encoding DHA2 family efflux MFS transporter permease subunit translates to MTEKTAAPAEKVDAPLLRIAFILVLGTFMASVDATIVSVGIDTLADDFHASLAEIQWVSTAYLLAIVTAVPASGWLADRLGGRRVWLVAVGIFLCGSALCALSWSVTSLIVFRVLQGLGGGLLPPTGQALLARIAGPSRTGRVISVVAVVPLLSPVLGPLAGGVLLGAASWPWLFLVNLPVGAAAILLARRYVPVVEPASRRAAFDVRGAVLLSPGLAVLVFGLTEVAHGNMPAATVGVGAGLLMLAGFVVHGLRTRGTPLIDPRLFTRPPLGAAALALLVLGASVFGTTFLLPLYFQTGRGLSAWGTGLLLAPQGLGAAAGSVLVNRTIDAVAPRTLVITGVTLVLAGTVPFTQLGHGLPDIAIALALLVRGFGMAMIGAPVMNIVYSRIEPQQIARASGALNLLNTVGGSLGTAALAVVLQDRLGARHQDVPAAFADTFWWVVGLGLLAAAGTTGLPRTRALRRA, encoded by the coding sequence ATGACCGAGAAGACCGCCGCCCCGGCCGAGAAGGTTGACGCACCGCTGCTGCGCATCGCGTTCATCCTGGTCCTCGGCACGTTCATGGCGTCCGTCGACGCCACGATCGTCAGCGTCGGCATCGACACCCTGGCGGACGACTTCCACGCCTCGCTCGCCGAGATCCAGTGGGTCAGCACCGCCTATCTGCTGGCCATCGTCACCGCCGTACCCGCCTCCGGCTGGCTCGCCGACCGCCTCGGCGGCCGGCGGGTCTGGCTGGTCGCCGTGGGGATCTTCCTGTGCGGGTCCGCGCTGTGCGCCCTGTCCTGGTCCGTGACCAGCCTGATCGTCTTCCGGGTCCTCCAGGGCCTGGGCGGCGGGCTGCTGCCGCCGACCGGGCAGGCGCTGCTGGCCCGGATCGCCGGACCCTCCCGCACCGGACGGGTGATCAGCGTCGTCGCGGTCGTCCCGCTGCTCTCACCCGTGCTCGGCCCGCTGGCCGGCGGCGTCCTGCTCGGGGCGGCCTCCTGGCCGTGGCTGTTCCTGGTCAACCTGCCGGTCGGCGCCGCCGCGATCCTGCTCGCCCGCCGCTATGTGCCGGTGGTGGAACCGGCGTCCCGGCGGGCCGCGTTCGATGTGCGGGGGGCCGTACTGCTGTCACCCGGCCTCGCCGTCCTGGTGTTCGGCCTGACCGAGGTCGCCCACGGCAACATGCCGGCGGCGACCGTGGGAGTGGGCGCGGGCCTGCTCATGCTGGCGGGCTTCGTCGTGCACGGCCTGCGCACCCGGGGCACCCCGCTGATCGACCCCCGGCTGTTCACCCGGCCACCGCTCGGCGCGGCGGCCCTGGCCCTGCTGGTCCTCGGCGCGTCCGTGTTCGGTACGACGTTCCTGCTGCCCCTGTACTTCCAGACCGGACGCGGACTGTCGGCCTGGGGGACCGGACTGCTGCTGGCCCCCCAGGGGCTCGGCGCGGCGGCCGGGTCCGTGCTGGTCAACCGCACCATCGACGCGGTGGCTCCGAGGACCCTGGTGATCACCGGCGTCACCCTGGTCCTGGCCGGCACGGTCCCCTTCACCCAACTCGGCCACGGACTGCCCGACATCGCGATCGCCCTGGCGCTCCTGGTGCGCGGCTTCGGGATGGCCATGATCGGCGCCCCCGTGATGAACATCGTCTACAGCCGGATCGAACCCCAGCAGATCGCCCGCGCCTCCGGAGCGCTCAACCTCCTCAACACCGTCGGCGGTTCCCTGGGGACCGCGGCCCTCGCCGTGGTCCTCCAGGACCGGCTCGGCGCCCGGCACCAGGACGTCCCCGCGGCGTTCGCCGACACCTTCTGGTGGGTCGTCGGACTCGGGCTGCTGGCCGCGGCCGGGACGACGGGACTGCCCCGGACCCGCGCCCTCAGGAGAGCCTGA